From the Cryptomeria japonica chromosome 2, Sugi_1.0, whole genome shotgun sequence genome, one window contains:
- the LOC131051961 gene encoding patatin-like protein 2: MSNQELLPIDVSGDVGARILSVDGGGVRGLIPVQLLKFLEKQLQKLDGEDARLADYFNIMAGTSTGGLITTMLATPDPNDHKHNRPFSTQKIEDFYLKNASLIFPQPSKWNIFHGIFGPKYNGKHLVDILEQEKFHERRLCDTATNLVIPTFDIKTQFPTIFASHEAKVDPLKNPHLMDVCLSTTAAPTYFPSHQFTTNSSDGKTQVFNLVDGGVAANNPTLIAMNLVTREVHQDTRIVDKKEHLDHFIVLSLGTGLEEGIEWDAKKAATWGSLKWITHDGRTPLIESIMNASSDMVNIHTALMLHHVKENYLRIQEWQLKGSEAKMDLSTDENLRNLVKKGQELLDKPVRSLNLETRRPETVKNDCTNRMALTKMAEQLSKEKKLRDKRSASSALSMNGHSVGINI, from the exons ATGTCGAATCAGGAGCTTCTTCCAATCGATGTCTCGGGGGACGTGGGTGCTAGAATCCTGAGTGTCGATGGAGGAGGAGTACGGGGTCTTATTCCTGTGCAATTGCTCAAATTCTTAGAGAAGCAGTTGCAG AAATTGGATGGGGAAGATGCCAGACTAGCAGATTATTTCAATATAATGGCAGGTACCAGCACTGGAGGTCTCATCACCACAATGTTAGCCACTCCAGACCCGAATGACCACAAGCACAATCGTCCTTTTAGTACCCAGAAAATTGAAGATTTCTACTTGAAGAATGCGAGTTTGATATTTCCTCAACCAAG CAAATGGAATATTTTTCACGGCATTTTTGGTCCCAAATACAATGGCAAACATCTGGTCGATATCTTAGAACAAGAGAAATTTCACGAAAGACGGCTGTGTGATACGGCTACTAACCTGGTGATACCCACCTTCGATATCAAGACGCAGTTTCCTACAATTTTCGCCAGTCATGag GCAAAAGTAGATCCGCTGAAGAATCCACATCTAATGGACGTATGCCTCTCCACAACTGCAGCTCCTACCTATTTTCCATCTCACCAGTTTACAACAAATTCCAGTGACGGAAAGACCCAAGTTTTTAACTTAGTAGATGGAGGAGTAGCGGCTAATAATCCT accttgatagcaatgaacttaGTCACTCGAGAAGTTCATCAGGATACAAGAATAGTCGACAAAAAG GAGCACCTTGACCACTTTATTGTACTTTCTCTTGGAACGGGATTAGAAGAGGGTATTGAATGGGACGCAAAAAAGGCTGCCACATGGGGAAGCTTGAAGTGGATTACTCACGATGGAAGAACGCCTCTCATAGAATCTATCATGAATGCAAGTTCAGACATGGTCAACATTCATACAGCTTTGATGCTCCATCATGTCAAAGAAAACTATCTTAGAATCCAG GAATGGCAACTAAAAGGAAGCGAAGCAAAGATGGACCTCAGTACGGACGAGAACCTGAGGAATCTTGTGAAGAAAGGCCAGGAACTATTGGATAAGCCTGTTAGAAGTTTAAATTTGGAGACTCGGCGTCCTGAGACAGTGAAGAACGACTGCACAAACAGGATGGCATTGACTAA AATGGCTGAACAACTCTCCAAGGAGAAGAAGTTGAGGGATAAACGGAGCGCATCTTCTGCACTTTCTATGAATGGCCATAGTGTTGGAATAAACATCTGa